In the Solanum pennellii chromosome 5, SPENNV200 genome, one interval contains:
- the LOC107019379 gene encoding uncharacterized protein LOC107019379 codes for MGLADTIQENNQASNQNRAKAMIFLRHHLDEGLKMEYLTVKDPLVLWNNLKDRYDHLKLVVLPQARYDWIHLRLQDFKSISEYNSSMFKIISQLKLCGENITDHDMLEKTFSTFPASSMLLQQQYREMGFKKYSELISHLLVAEQHNDLLMKNHESRPTGSMPFPEVNTANFHQSKREKGRGPSRGRGRGRGRNLNHGDRLALNNNIQHQQCKKKNEKHDVVQKKNSDNKCYRCGGKGHWSRTCRTPRHLVELYQASLKEVKNNAEANFITEDTVEPMHLDVADFFENPEGKIDHLIGDGSVII; via the coding sequence ATGGGTCTAGCAGACACcatccaagaaaataatcaagcatCGAATCAAAACCGTGCTAAGGCGATGATATTTCTCCGTCATCACCTTGATGAGGGtttgaaaatggaatatctcaCTGTTAAGGATCCTCTGGTGTTGtggaacaatttaaaagatagataTGACCACCTGAAGTTGGTTGTCCTTCCACAGGCACGTTATGATTGGATCCACttgagacttcaagattttaaatctatcaGTGAGTATAACTCttctatgtttaaaattatctcacaattaaaattatgtggagaaaataTCACTGACCATGATATGCTGGAAAAAACGTTTTCCACTTTCCCTGCCTCGAGTATGCTTCTGCAGCAGCAATACCGAGAAATGGGATTTAAAAAGTATTCCGAATTAATCTCACATCTCCTTGTTGCTGAACAACATAATGATTTACTGATGAAAAACCATGAAAGTCGACCTACTGGTTCTATGCCATTTCCTGAAGTAAATACGGCAAATTTTCACCAATCTAAGCGTGAAAAAGGTCGTGGCCCCAGTCGTGGCCGTGGTCGTGGTCGAGGAAGAAATCTCAATCATGGTGATCGTCTTGCACTAAATAATAACATTCAACACCAGCAGtgtaaaaagaagaatgaaaaacatgacgtagtgcagaagaaaaattcagaCAACAAATGTTATCGATGTGGAGGAAAAGGACATTGGTCACGTACCTGTCGTACGCCAAGGCACCTGGTTGAGTTATATCAAGCTTCCCTGAAGGAGGTGAAAAATAACGCAGAAGCCAACTTTATCACGGAAGATACTGTTGAACCCATGCATCTAGATGTAGCGGATTTCTTTGAGAACCCCGAAGGAAAGATAGATCACCTGATAGGTGATGGGTCtgtgataatataa